The region TTGGGCACGAGCTCCAGGGACTTCTTGAAGCGTCCCCGAGCCTCCGAGAACCGCCCCACGCTCATCGCCTCCTTGCCTTCTTCGAACAAGCGCTTGGCCTCCGCTTGGTCCGCCGAGGAGGGCGCCGCCGCGGCGACCGCGGGCACGAGCAGGAGCAGCGCGACGACACGCGTCCAGCGCATGTCAGTACTTCTCCCAGATCGGAACGCCGGCCTTGGGCTCGGCAGGCTTTGCGGCGGGGCGGATGTTGTTCTGCTTGGCGGCGCGCTCAGGCGCAGGCGGCGAGACGGAAGCCTGCGGAGAGGGTTCCGGCGGCTTCGAGAGCGCGCGCACCGACAAGCTTCCCACGCGCGTCAGCATCTCCGGCTTCGGCTCCGACGCCGTCGAGCGGATCCCGAGCCACACGCCGCCCCCCAAGAGCAGGAGCCCGAGAGCGGCCAGCAGGCCCTTTGCGATCGCACGCCGGGGCTTGGCCGGCGGCGCCTCCACCTTGCTCACCGCCCATTGAGTCGCGTCGCGCGCTTCGCGAATGCGCGCGCGCAGATCCTCGCGCTGCTTGGCAAAGTGCTGGGCCACGAAATCGCTGGTCTCGATCGTGTCTCCAGCGGTCAACAGGTGCGCCAGGATCGCCTCCAGCCGCAGAGAAACCGCGTGCGCGTTGGCCGGTCGATGCTCGCGGTCCTTGGCCAACAGCTCGAACAGCAGCTCGACCAGCTCCGGCTCCGCGTCGTCGCGGAAGTCCGCCAGATCCGGCGGCGGCTCCGTGAGAATGCGCCGCGGCCCGTCCGTGCCGCGCACGCTCTTGTACAGCCGCTTGCCCGTCAGCATCTCGAACAGCACCACGCCCAAGGCGAACAGGTCCGCACGCCGATCCGGTTCTTCGAAGCGCAGCTGCTCGGGCGAGAGGTAGCCGAGCTTCCCCTTGAGCACGCCGGTTGCCGTCTTGGAAGTCTGGTTCAGCGCCTTCGCGATGCCAAAGTCGGTGACGCGCGCCACGCCGTCGAAACCGATGAGGATGTTGGACGGGGAGACGTCACGATGCACCAAGCCGAGCGGCTCCCCCTCTGCGGAAACGAGCTCGTGGGCGGCGTGCAAGCCATCCGCCACTTCCTTGGCGACGCGCAGCGCCACCGTGAGGGGATGGGATGCACCGAGCGAGTCGCGATCAAGCGCGCCGCGGACACCCCCTCTACGAACTCCATCACCAAGAAAGGGCCGCCCTCGTCTTCGCCCACGTCCGTCACGCTCACCACGTTCGGGTGGCGCATGAGCCCTGCGATGCGCGCCTCGTCCAGGAACATGGCCCGCACTTCGGGCTCAGCCAGATAGTCCGGCTTGAGGTGCTTGATCGCGAACAGCCGCTCGAAGCTGCCGTCGCGCCGAACGGCGAGATCCACGATGCCCATCCCGCCGGAGGCGAGGGGACAGAGCTTCGTGTAGGACGTCGACGACCACGCCTGGGTCGACGTCACGTCCGGCGTAAAAGACACGTAGCCGAGTATACTACAACCGTGCTGACGCTCGCCGAAGGCGCATATCGGGATCTCGGTGCTGGCAACCTGTCTACGGTGGCCCGCGCGCTGAGCGAGACCGAGGCGAGCTCGGATGGTGCGGCCCGCGCGTGGGCGTGTGCCCTGCGCGCAAAGCTTGCATTGATCGCGCCGCGATACGGCACCACGCCGAGCGCGGATCAGCTCGCTCGGTTGGCCGAAGAAGCGCCCACCGCGGGCACGGCGCTGATGCTCGCCCTGGGTGATGCGATGCGCATGGCGATCGTGACCTTCGACGGCGCGCGGCTTCGTGATCTCGCCCGTGTGGTCGTTGCCCACGACTCGCCGGAGGCGAGAGTCATTGCTCGGCTCAGCCAAGGGTGGGCCGCGCTCGCGATGGGCGACGACGAAGAGGCCACCAGCATCGCCGGTCGAGCCGCCGGGGAAGCCTCCGATGCGCGGCTGGCAGAGCTTCGGGTGGACGCTCAGTCCCTGCGCGCTCTCGCCTGTGCGGACGACGCAGAAGCGCTCACCTTGGCGCGACAAGCGTCGCTCATGGCCCGCAACGAAGCTCTGCCCCAGGCGGAGTTCCTCGCGCACCTGGTGTTGACGCGGGCGCGGCGACGCGCGCGGCAAGCGCACCTTTCGCTTCGCATCTTGGAGGTGCTCAGGCGCACCGCCACTCAGCCCTGGCAAGACTGGATCGCTTGGGAGTGGCTGCTCGCGGGCGGCGCACCGGCGGAAGTCTCGGGTCCTGCCCGCTGGCTCGGAAGCGGTTTGGATTTTGCCGCCGCCGGAGACCGCGAGGGCTACGAACGCGCCTTCGAACAGCTGTTGGAGCCGACCGCCGGTTACCACCCCATTGCGGAAGAAGTCCGCGTCCTTCGCGAAGCGCTGGAACCCGGCCACCCCAGCCACCGGCAGGAGCTTCTGGCTTGGCGGGCGGGACGCACTCCCCTCGTCCCTGCCGCCCTCGACGGCCTCCGGGTGCGCGCTCACGGCGAAGAGAGCGCTTCGGCCTACGTGTTGGTGACGGAGGGCGCTGCACGCCTCTTGCACTGGGGGGTCGAGCTCGTGCAGATCCCAGGCTTGCTGCGCATCAAGCAATCGCAGCGAGCACAAGGCCGTACGGAGACAGTGCTCAGCGTGCTGGCCCTGGCCGGCAACGAAGGCCTCGACGAAGCCGAGTGCTTCCGCCAGACCTACGGCTTCAGCTTTGCGCCGGAGCTGCACCGCGGCGTGTTCGACGTGCTGCTCCACCGGGCGCGCCGCACGTTGGGAGACGCCGCCACCATCGACAAGGACGACGGCCGCTTGCTGCTCCGTCATGGCCGGCCGTTGCTGATTCCGGACCCCCGCGTTTCCCAGAGAGTGACGGATCAGCTGCTCCGGGTGCTGGCGCAGAAAGGGACTGCCAGCGCCAAGAACGCGGCGCATGAGCTCGGCATCTCTCTACGTGCGGCGCAGACCGCCCTCGCGGACCTGGTGGCCCAAGGTGCTTGCGATACGCGCAAGGAAGGTCGCGCCGTCACTTACGTGGTGGAAGACACCGTGTTCTCCGAGCCGACGGACAAGCTCCGCGCGCAAGATCTCACCGGATTGACTCAGGGAACGCAGGCGTAGCTCGCGTCCCGAGTGTCCGTATCCACGGGCTCGCCGGACTCGAACACGTTTCCACTGCGGACGATGGGACCCACGGCACCGGTGTACAGCCCCGGCTTCTCCGTGAAAGGACCGCTGCTGGGCGATCCCGCGAGCACGTTGTTCTTGAGCTCCGCCTTGCCGGAAATGCTGCCGCCCACGTTCAAGATGCCGTGCAACCCGCTGAAGCAGTTCTTCTCGATGATCAGGTTCTGCATGTTTCCCCCGAGCTGAAACTGCCGATTGCTCGTGCAGTGCACGAGATCCGTCCGGTTGCCGCTGATCAGGATGGTGCCCGTAGCGTTAGCGTTGTTGTTCAGCTGAAAGCCGTCGTTGTGAGTCCCGCTCCCCGGCCCTCCGGTGCCTTCCGCCTTGAGCAAGGAGTGGATGAACGAGTCCTCGATGGTGACGTCCGAGCCCAGCTTGAAGCCGTCGGCACAACCGCTCGCGTCCACGCGGCGAGCCACGTAGTTCGAGTAGCCCATGGCCGCCGCGCAGATGTCAGAGCCCAACGTCTTGCCGGTCCCCTCGATGGTGCAGTCCTCCACCACCAGGTTCTTGCCGCTGTTGGTGATGAGCGGCGTGTTGGCCGCGGCGCGCACCACACAGCGCTTGAGGGTGACGTCATCTGCGCTAACCACGATGCGTCCGAGGTGAATGAAGTCGCTGTACACGCCCGGCTGCTTGATAGTCCAGGTGCCGTTGGCCACGGGAGACGCCTTCAGGTCCGACTCCTTCAGTCCCACTCCGGCGATGCCCGTGCTGCTGGCGTCCGGGAAGCCGGCGCAGTTGCCGGAACCGCCACCACCGCCGGTGCCGCTCCCCGCCGCCCCACCACTCGCAGTCCCCGCGGTTCCCCCAGTGTTGGCCCCCGCCGAACCGCCCGTCGCGCTTCCCGCTGTGCCACCGCTGCTGCTACCGCCCGTCGCGCTTCCCGCCGCGCCACCGCTGCTGCTACCGCCGCTGCCGGTGCCCGCCGCCCCGCCGCTGTTGGCACCTGTCGGGCCCGGGTCGTCACTGCCGCCACAGGCCGAGAGAAACAGGAACGCCGCGACGTACATTCGATGCATGCCTCGACGCTAGCGTTCCGCGCCGCGCCGGGCTCTTACAATGCCTGCGCGGGTCGTTTCCGCGGCGGACCAACAAAAGATCAGCTGCGATCGTCGAGCAGCACGCGGAGCTCGTCCTTCACGAACGGGCGGCTCTCCCGCGCCAGCGCGCGGCGCATCACCCAGGTGACCTTCTTGTCCCGCGCGCGGAGCAGATAGCGGCGCGCCAGCTCCTGACGCTCCGGTGAGTTGCTGGCCAGAGCATCCAGAAAGCGGAAGAAGCCGGGGTCCGGATCCCAGCCGAGCAGCACCGCGGCGGCGGCCATGGCCATGTCCGCGTCGCCGCTCTTGGCGCGCTGCTCGAGACCAGTGGACAAGGCCTTCCGCGCGTTCGGCTCCTGCACCCGGGAGAGGAGCGCCGCGATGCGCGGCAGCCACGCCGCCGCGGCGTTGTCCATCTCCGCGAGCACCCTTGCTACGGCGTCGCTCTTGCCCAAGCGCGCCTGGGCCACCAACACGTGGAGCCGCGTCCAGGTCGCTTCGTCCTTCTCCTCCAAAGCGAGGCTCTTCTGCGCGCTCGGCTGACCCACGTAGCCGAGGAAGTCCGCGCTCTTCCTGAGCTGGCGCACGTCCCCGGTGGAGCGCGCCTGACCGAAGCTACTCTCGGCGAGCTGCCCTGCGGAGCTCGGCTTCTTGCCACCCAACAAGTCCGTGAGCTCGTAGCGGCCTTGGCTCCAGGCCAACAAGAGCCGCTCGAACACGCTCGGTGTCTTGTCCCCCGCGAAGAAATCCTCCACTGAGCTCAGCGCGCAGGAGCTCGTTTCGTAGCAAGAAAGCAGGTATTTCCGCACCCGCACGTCGCCCAGCTCCCCGAGCTCGATGGCGGCACGCCGGCGGATGGCCTCCGCGCCGTAGCGCGGCAGCTTCGCCGCGAACAAGCGATCGTAGATGATGTCCTTGCCCTTCGCGCCGGTCAGCTTGCTGACGGAGTACACCGCCTCTTGGCGGATCGACCAGTTCGGGTCGTCCACGTACTTCTCCGCCACGGGCACCGCGTCCTTGGTATCGAGCTTGCCCAAGGCGGCCACGCTGCTGGCGCGCACCAAGTCGCTCGCGTCCTGAGCCGTCCGCGCCAAGATCGGCAAGCCTTCCGGACGCCGCACGTCGCCGATCACGAAGGCCGCGTTGAGCCGAATGATGGCCTGCTTGTGTGCCGCCAACTTGTCGATGGCCGTGTAGAACGCCTTGCGATCCAAGCGCTCCAGCGCAAAGGCGATGTTGTTCAGCATGCGCGACTCGCGCACCTTCGGCAGGTGCGCCAGGAGCGCGCGAGTGGCCGCGGGATCCCCGATGTGCCCCAGGGCGTACACCGCCTTGTTGCGCACCTCCGCGTCGC is a window of Polyangiaceae bacterium DNA encoding:
- a CDS encoding serine/threonine protein kinase, with amino-acid sequence MALRVAKEVADGLHAAHELVSAEGEPLGLVHRDVSPSNILIGFDGVARVTDFGIAKALNQTSKTATGVLKGKLGYLSPEQLRFEEPDRRADLFALGVVLFEMLTGKRLYKSVRGTDGPRRILTEPPPDLADFRDDAEPELVELLFELLAKDREHRPANAHAVSLRLEAILAHLLTAGDTIETSDFVAQHFAKQREDLRARIREARDATQWAVSKVEAPPAKPRRAIAKGLLAALGLLLLGGGVWLGIRSTASEPKPEMLTRVGSLSVRALSKPPEPSPQASVSPPAPERAAKQNNIRPAAKPAEPKAGVPIWEKY
- a CDS encoding HEAT repeat domain-containing protein translates to MKKRDLRVGFSLLLAACALAPAARQAFAEPEPPSPREVVLRKLPKDPTVLINVTGYEMPGSPDILNLGKRATAALERCLSDNTDAGLRVVCAQVLNDLGDRRALPTLRTAMEDWEEPVRFEVARALEAMPDAASYDVLAKVYRRKDESGRVKYVALSALGALGSQKAVRFLRGELRKVPKKDEQDRRAAVFRALWRSRSLMARTTLVGDTVYALKSSDTGLVYAGVEAATELRERALSQALIPLMDHSDAEVRNKAVYALGHIGDPAATRALLAHLPKVRESRMLNNIAFALERLDRKAFYTAIDKLAAHKQAIIRLNAAFVIGDVRRPEGLPILARTAQDASDLVRASSVAALGKLDTKDAVPVAEKYVDDPNWSIRQEAVYSVSKLTGAKGKDIIYDRLFAAKLPRYGAEAIRRRAAIELGELGDVRVRKYLLSCYETSSCALSSVEDFFAGDKTPSVFERLLLAWSQGRYELTDLLGGKKPSSAGQLAESSFGQARSTGDVRQLRKSADFLGYVGQPSAQKSLALEEKDEATWTRLHVLVAQARLGKSDAVARVLAEMDNAAAAWLPRIAALLSRVQEPNARKALSTGLEQRAKSGDADMAMAAAAVLLGWDPDPGFFRFLDALASNSPERQELARRYLLRARDKKVTWVMRRALARESRPFVKDELRVLLDDRS